Proteins co-encoded in one candidate division WOR-3 bacterium genomic window:
- the trxB gene encoding thioredoxin-disulfide reductase, whose amino-acid sequence MKSEYQLVIIGGGPAGYCAALYAARAEVETLVLEGPLPGGRISLTDIVENYSGVSGGISGFDLSQIMREQASGAGAQLEMEIATELQKEDDRFAIITDGEFEIKSRSVIIATGTTDKKLEAPGEKEFTGRGVSYCATCDGPFYRGKNVAVVGGGDSAVKEALFLSRICSSVTVIHRRDKLRAEKIIQKNAFDKDNIHFEWDTVVSEILGEKNVRSLLLKNVKTSQIKEMPIDGVFVLVGSVPNTDIFKSFNVLDERGYLLTDDEMRTGIPGLFAAGDVRKKNLRQVATAVGDGAIAAFSAQEYIEHSS is encoded by the coding sequence GTGAAAAGCGAATACCAACTCGTGATAATCGGCGGAGGACCTGCGGGATACTGCGCGGCTCTATACGCCGCGAGAGCGGAAGTTGAAACTTTGGTTCTCGAGGGGCCTCTCCCCGGCGGCAGAATAAGCCTGACTGACATCGTCGAAAATTATTCGGGTGTTTCAGGGGGGATTTCAGGTTTTGACCTTTCGCAGATTATGCGTGAACAAGCTTCCGGCGCCGGAGCCCAGCTCGAAATGGAAATTGCCACCGAATTACAAAAAGAAGACGACAGGTTTGCGATAATTACCGACGGAGAATTCGAAATCAAATCCCGATCAGTTATAATAGCCACAGGGACGACCGACAAAAAACTGGAAGCGCCAGGCGAAAAGGAATTCACCGGAAGGGGCGTTTCCTACTGCGCCACATGCGACGGTCCTTTTTATCGCGGAAAAAACGTCGCGGTTGTAGGCGGCGGAGACTCGGCTGTAAAAGAAGCTCTTTTCCTTTCGAGGATTTGCTCCAGCGTCACCGTCATACACAGGCGAGACAAACTCCGAGCGGAAAAGATAATCCAAAAAAACGCTTTTGATAAAGACAACATTCATTTCGAGTGGGACACTGTTGTCTCGGAAATTTTAGGCGAGAAAAACGTCCGATCCCTGCTTTTGAAAAACGTCAAGACCTCCCAAATTAAAGAGATGCCGATAGACGGAGTTTTCGTTTTGGTCGGGTCAGTACCAAACACCGATATTTTCAAGAGTTTTAATGTTCTCGACGAAAGAGGTTATCTTTTGACCGATGACGAAATGAGAACGGGCATCCCAGGGCTTTTCGCCGCCGGCGACGTCAGAAAAAAGAACTTACGGCAGGTAGCCACCGCTGTTGGAGATGGAGCTATCGCCGCTTTCTCCGCACAAGAATACATAGAACATTCTTCTTGA
- a CDS encoding lamin tail domain-containing protein, giving the protein MKTTVIFLILLFPALILSKVNINEVFYSIPDSPGWNNQDQWIEVFNFSNEKVTMNSWKLETSTGDVFTFSISLDPNQRVVFVADSSKFIAHWDSCLSSATLIVEYGASIDVCHSVGNIEIKDSQGGEISSVSWGGTGTSPAVSPGYSLGLFPENNFSPSPEDYTVCKPTPGSTNSEIPASAINPSTWGRIKAMFSTERR; this is encoded by the coding sequence ATGAAAACAACTGTGATTTTCTTGATTTTATTGTTCCCAGCTCTGATTCTGTCCAAAGTAAACATAAACGAAGTTTTTTATAGCATACCTGATTCTCCGGGTTGGAATAATCAAGATCAATGGATAGAGGTGTTCAACTTTTCTAACGAAAAAGTGACGATGAATTCTTGGAAATTGGAGACCTCGACAGGGGATGTTTTCACGTTTTCTATTTCTCTCGATCCGAACCAGAGGGTCGTTTTTGTGGCAGACAGCTCTAAATTTATAGCACACTGGGATTCCTGCCTATCTTCAGCCACTTTGATAGTCGAATACGGAGCATCGATTGATGTGTGCCATAGTGTTGGAAATATTGAAATAAAAGATTCCCAGGGAGGGGAAATATCTTCAGTCTCTTGGGGCGGGACCGGAACTTCTCCCGCTGTTTCCCCCGGTTATTCTTTGGGGCTTTTCCCAGAAAACAATTTCTCTCCATCACCTGAGGATTACACTGTCTGCAAGCCTACCCCTGGCTCGACTAACAGTGAGATTCCGGCTTCAGCCATCAACCCTTCGACGTGGGGCCGAATAAAGGCGATGTTTTCAACCGAACGCAGGTAA
- the glgP gene encoding alpha-glucan family phosphorylase, translating to MKPVRTFKVMPSLPEELSDLKTIAFNLWWGWNEEAVKLFHRISPEFWETTNHNPVAMLGIVPQENWYALVKDESFIAHMKRVKEDLDVYINNPKWFEREHSEISNTVVAYFSMEFGINDCLPLYSGGLGVLSGDHLKSSSELGIPLVGVGLLYGQGYLTQYLSSDGWQHEKYVENDFSNMPVKSLTEPDGLPMKISVKMADKEVYAEIWETMVGRTKLYLLNTNIPENDSNDRYISEQLYGGDKDMRIKQEILLGIGGLRALRKIGLSPTVIHINEGHSAFIILERIRQLMKENGLSYNEAKFLSSSSCVFTTHTPVPAGNEFFHPDMVEYYIGYLRQEIGISKEELVSQGRIDPKNSNEHFGMTVFAIKNSHYCNGVSKLHASVSRSMWAGLWQGLDPDEVPITHITNGINPNSWTSGEMQQLFLRYLGPKMLEEPENQKIWERVLTIPDNELWRTHERRRERLVAFIRRKLKKQLAEQCASPRDIEEAEEVLHPDTLTIGFARRFATYKRASLILSDLERITEILTDRERPVQLIFAGKAHPKDDAGKEIIKHIFQVSRLPHLRNHIVFIQNYDMNVARYMVQGCDVWLNTPRRPLEASGTSGMKACINGGLNFSVLDGWWSEAYNGKNGWAIGVGEVYQDYNAEDEVETASLYDTLENDVVPKFYNIARDGLPREWIQMIKESMRSLCPVFNTNRMIYEYSQKFYIPSHNSFQNLSENNFRGVKEFASRFDLILKQWDKVKITDVQADTTTPVQMGTQIDLVATVQMDGLDPDDVLVEVCHGKLNYKGEIENPSYLTLSSVQNTGKGQYVFRGKIPATETGKNGFSVRILPRHNSLTRKLVPGYIKWFENSLA from the coding sequence ATGAAACCCGTGAGAACTTTCAAAGTAATGCCCTCATTACCCGAAGAACTCTCAGATCTTAAAACAATAGCTTTCAATTTGTGGTGGGGCTGGAATGAAGAAGCGGTAAAACTTTTCCACAGGATCTCTCCTGAATTTTGGGAGACGACAAATCACAACCCGGTGGCAATGCTTGGAATAGTGCCTCAGGAAAACTGGTACGCTCTTGTAAAAGACGAAAGTTTCATCGCCCACATGAAGAGAGTCAAAGAAGACCTTGACGTTTATATAAACAACCCGAAGTGGTTCGAAAGAGAACACTCTGAAATCTCGAACACCGTCGTGGCATACTTCTCCATGGAATTCGGAATCAACGACTGTCTGCCTCTTTATTCCGGAGGTCTGGGAGTCCTGTCCGGGGACCATCTCAAATCTTCGAGCGAACTTGGAATTCCGCTCGTCGGAGTAGGCCTTTTGTACGGACAGGGGTATCTGACGCAGTACCTCTCCAGCGACGGATGGCAACATGAAAAATACGTCGAAAATGATTTCAGCAATATGCCCGTCAAGTCCCTGACGGAGCCAGACGGTTTGCCAATGAAAATTTCAGTCAAAATGGCAGACAAAGAGGTTTACGCGGAAATCTGGGAGACGATGGTCGGCAGGACAAAGCTTTATCTTCTCAACACCAACATACCTGAAAACGATTCAAACGACAGGTATATCTCCGAACAGTTATACGGCGGAGACAAAGACATGCGAATAAAGCAGGAGATCCTTCTCGGAATAGGAGGTTTGAGAGCTCTGAGGAAGATAGGTCTTAGTCCAACCGTCATTCACATCAACGAAGGGCATAGCGCATTTATAATTCTCGAAAGAATCAGGCAGTTGATGAAAGAAAACGGGCTTTCCTACAACGAAGCAAAATTTCTTTCCTCCTCTTCTTGCGTTTTCACCACCCACACTCCGGTTCCGGCAGGCAACGAGTTTTTCCATCCTGATATGGTGGAATATTACATCGGTTATCTTCGTCAGGAAATCGGGATTTCAAAGGAAGAACTCGTTTCTCAGGGTAGGATTGACCCCAAAAATTCAAACGAGCACTTTGGAATGACTGTTTTCGCGATCAAGAATTCGCATTACTGCAACGGCGTCAGCAAACTCCACGCTTCAGTTTCAAGATCCATGTGGGCGGGTCTATGGCAGGGTCTTGACCCGGATGAAGTCCCCATAACGCACATCACAAACGGGATAAACCCCAACAGCTGGACTTCCGGCGAAATGCAGCAGCTTTTTCTGAGATACTTGGGTCCGAAAATGCTTGAGGAACCCGAAAACCAGAAAATCTGGGAAAGGGTCCTCACAATCCCAGACAATGAGCTATGGAGAACGCACGAGAGAAGAAGGGAGCGACTTGTCGCTTTCATAAGGAGAAAGCTGAAAAAACAATTAGCCGAACAATGCGCATCACCCAGAGACATAGAGGAAGCTGAAGAAGTCCTTCACCCCGACACTTTGACGATTGGATTTGCCAGAAGATTCGCCACATACAAACGGGCATCTCTGATTCTCAGCGATCTTGAAAGAATCACCGAAATTTTGACAGACAGAGAAAGACCCGTTCAGCTTATCTTCGCTGGTAAAGCTCATCCCAAGGACGACGCCGGAAAGGAAATTATAAAGCACATATTCCAGGTTTCCAGGCTTCCCCACCTGAGAAACCATATTGTCTTCATACAGAATTACGACATGAACGTCGCACGTTACATGGTTCAGGGATGCGATGTATGGCTGAACACTCCAAGGAGGCCCTTAGAGGCAAGCGGAACGAGCGGAATGAAAGCCTGCATCAACGGCGGCCTGAATTTCAGCGTTCTTGACGGCTGGTGGAGCGAAGCTTACAACGGAAAAAACGGTTGGGCTATAGGCGTGGGCGAAGTTTACCAAGATTACAATGCGGAAGACGAAGTGGAAACAGCTTCACTATACGATACTCTCGAAAACGATGTAGTGCCAAAATTTTACAACATCGCCAGGGACGGTTTGCCGAGAGAATGGATTCAGATGATAAAAGAGTCCATGAGATCTCTCTGTCCTGTTTTCAACACGAATAGAATGATATACGAATATTCGCAGAAGTTTTACATACCTTCGCACAACTCTTTCCAAAATTTGTCAGAAAATAATTTCCGAGGAGTAAAAGAATTCGCAAGCAGGTTTGATCTAATTCTAAAACAATGGGATAAAGTCAAAATCACCGATGTCCAGGCGGACACAACAACACCTGTTCAGATGGGCACTCAAATAGATTTAGTGGCGACGGTTCAAATGGACGGACTGGACCCCGACGACGTACTCGTCGAAGTATGCCACGGTAAATTGAATTACAAGGGCGAAATAGAAAATCCATCATACTTGACACTGTCTTCCGTTCAAAACACCGGAAAAGGTCAGTACGTTTTCAGAGGCAAGATTCCGGCAACCGAAACAGGGAAAAACGGTTTTTCAGTAAGAATTCTGCCTAGGCACAACAGCCTGACGAGAAAACTCGTTCCAGGTTATATCAAGTGGTTTGAAAACTCTCTGGCTTAG
- a CDS encoding inositol monophosphatase, giving the protein MNFSREDLRSTLVKAGDHLLTSMNSVNVITEKSKFDYVTEKDIETERFLKQKLQTIVPGSSFLGEEDGFQFSSSPFRWIVDPLDGTTNYIHSFPIFSISTALEENGKIIFGAIYFPLLKEYFWASEGEGAYLNDKKISVSQIESLEGGLFATGFPFRAHERIDRYLASFRSVFEKASGIRRCGSAALDLCFVACGRFDGFWEDNLSPWDIAAGELIVKEAGGTVEDFFGGDNPHEKGSVICSNKKIFTDFFKTAAVTYTNYKQGR; this is encoded by the coding sequence TTGAACTTCAGCAGGGAAGATTTGAGGTCCACCCTTGTAAAGGCGGGTGATCATCTTCTGACAAGCATGAACTCGGTCAATGTGATAACCGAGAAATCCAAGTTCGACTATGTCACCGAAAAGGATATAGAGACCGAGAGGTTTTTAAAACAGAAACTGCAAACCATCGTACCTGGTTCTTCGTTTTTGGGAGAAGAAGACGGTTTTCAGTTTTCATCTTCGCCTTTCAGGTGGATTGTAGATCCCCTTGACGGCACAACAAACTATATTCATTCCTTCCCGATTTTCTCAATCTCAACAGCCCTGGAGGAAAATGGAAAAATAATTTTCGGCGCAATCTATTTTCCCTTGTTAAAAGAATATTTTTGGGCTTCTGAGGGAGAAGGAGCTTATCTCAACGATAAAAAAATATCTGTATCGCAAATAGAATCCTTGGAAGGCGGTTTATTCGCGACAGGTTTTCCTTTTAGAGCCCACGAAAGAATTGACAGATATCTCGCAAGCTTCCGATCCGTCTTTGAAAAAGCATCAGGGATAAGACGCTGCGGCAGCGCGGCTTTAGATCTTTGTTTTGTCGCATGCGGCCGTTTTGACGGCTTTTGGGAAGACAATCTCTCCCCCTGGGATATAGCCGCTGGAGAGCTTATTGTTAAAGAGGCCGGAGGAACAGTTGAAGATTTTTTCGGCGGGGACAATCCTCACGAAAAAGGGAGCGTTATATGCTCCAACAAAAAGATTTTTACGGATTTTTTCAAAACCGCCGCAGTAACTTACACAAATTACAAGCAAGGGAGATGA
- a CDS encoding phosphoribosylaminoimidazolesuccinocarboxamide synthase, with the protein MAVITETNLKSVSLLTRGKVRDIYELGKDKLLIVTTDRISAYDSVMNEGIPGKGETLNSLSLFWKNKFVDLIPNDVIESDVDSMDFILPEEKEICRHRSVLVKKLEVLPFEFIVRGYLCGSAWQMYKSKGKIVDVVPPIGLLLASKFPIPVFTPTTKAKEGHDKPVSWDELSESLGEYTSAQLKEVAIKLYKSASDSAADKGIIIADTKFEFACDKSGSIYLVDEVLTPDSSRFWAAESVLPGVNPPSLDKQLLRDWLDAQNWNRTPPSPAIPEDLIEKISLTYKDIFTRLSN; encoded by the coding sequence ATGGCGGTTATAACAGAAACCAATCTTAAATCTGTCAGTCTTTTAACAAGAGGCAAAGTTCGCGATATCTATGAGCTCGGAAAGGATAAACTCCTTATAGTGACCACAGACAGAATAAGCGCTTATGATTCTGTCATGAACGAAGGGATTCCAGGCAAAGGGGAAACCCTCAACTCACTGAGTCTTTTCTGGAAAAACAAGTTCGTTGACCTGATTCCAAACGACGTAATCGAAAGCGATGTAGATAGTATGGATTTTATCCTTCCGGAAGAAAAAGAAATATGCAGACACAGGTCGGTACTCGTCAAGAAACTTGAAGTTTTGCCCTTTGAATTCATAGTCAGAGGATATTTATGCGGTTCTGCTTGGCAGATGTACAAGAGCAAAGGAAAAATCGTCGATGTAGTTCCGCCTATAGGATTGCTTTTAGCGTCAAAATTTCCGATTCCCGTCTTCACCCCGACTACAAAAGCCAAAGAAGGTCATGACAAACCGGTATCATGGGACGAATTATCAGAAAGCCTGGGAGAATACACTTCCGCTCAACTAAAAGAGGTCGCAATAAAGCTTTATAAAAGCGCTTCGGATTCGGCGGCGGATAAGGGGATTATAATAGCAGACACAAAATTCGAGTTTGCCTGCGACAAATCAGGTTCGATTTATCTTGTCGATGAAGTTCTAACTCCGGACTCATCGAGATTCTGGGCTGCTGAATCTGTTCTTCCTGGGGTGAATCCTCCTTCTTTGGACAAACAATTGCTCAGGGATTGGCTTGACGCGCAGAACTGGAACAGAACTCCCCCTTCCCCCGCTATACCAGAAGATTTAATAGAAAAGATTTCTCTAACCTACAAAGATATTTTCACCAGGCTGTCTAATTGA
- a CDS encoding DNA repair protein RecO C-terminal domain-containing protein — protein sequence MIQNRFSVTPSILMRSVRSGENRNSLCLLTQKQGLVWAHLRRNLKKTASWPFGNIPAKFHVSFYRTTGNNFYIREASEIDPYRDIHRDFCKLKTSWHVLSPLVKIVQPGSSDEHLFKLTDRVFRAICESENEISSLLLLPPYYYSLIRHFGLGFDLEKCKFCNSNNIRGISPSEGGPVCFACSKKAPDVLDIDTALLKKTMSRPQRNYLKDQIEKKTVIALVKNLEIYLFNQFSKKTPEIFL from the coding sequence ATGATTCAGAACAGATTCAGCGTAACCCCTTCGATTTTAATGAGATCTGTCAGGTCGGGCGAAAACAGAAATTCACTGTGCCTACTGACTCAAAAACAAGGTCTTGTCTGGGCGCATTTAAGGCGAAACTTAAAAAAAACGGCTTCATGGCCATTCGGGAACATTCCCGCCAAATTCCATGTGTCTTTTTACAGGACCACTGGAAACAATTTTTACATAAGAGAAGCATCAGAGATAGATCCTTACAGGGATATTCATAGGGATTTCTGCAAACTAAAAACAAGCTGGCATGTCCTTTCGCCTTTGGTGAAAATAGTACAACCTGGATCTTCTGATGAGCACCTTTTCAAACTCACGGACAGGGTTTTCAGGGCGATTTGCGAATCCGAAAATGAAATCAGTTCACTTCTGCTTCTTCCTCCTTACTATTATTCCCTGATAAGGCATTTTGGGTTAGGATTCGACCTTGAAAAGTGCAAATTTTGCAATTCTAATAATATTAGAGGAATTTCTCCTTCCGAGGGAGGGCCGGTTTGTTTTGCTTGTTCAAAAAAGGCTCCCGATGTTTTAGACATAGACACGGCATTGCTGAAAAAAACAATGTCCCGGCCTCAAAGAAATTATCTAAAAGACCAAATCGAAAAAAAAACAGTTATTGCTTTGGTCAAAAACCTTGAGATATACTTATTTAATCAGTTTTCGAAAAAAACACCTGAAATATTTCTATGA
- a CDS encoding glutamate mutase L: MILTFDIGTTFTRAVLFSEEGPISKVIVPTVFEDEVEITVKTACDCLERKSGLNLINQSGEFLLTTLACSSIGGGMKALAASTVLSLSGKAASLALSHSGSNVVGTVSNDDGLNFSERVKKIVELDPDIILLAGQTESESITPVIETARAVSHAVRLMSPKGKVYVVFAGNSKAQRTVERMLGSDCILEIVPNIMPDDSTLDIYPAVDEIKDMSNRILGEKYQGWKAFLKKLSEPIVPSSLCLLKAAENLSFENKLSVVSCGSSYTELITAYRENLSSPALLKRYSIPLGVGKKALTSFRNLFTEKTALWLQKKIDHEISENIARKRSHFPSLSPGVYETELLHSISSEIIKELNYLDSKEHFKKFDTIYATSFIFSFSQPEKVFETILNCLLPTGFSQIQIDDGYLTNYGLVKLFSENFDIKPVFSSYCPVVSLGFSYSDSGSDLAEIVFSSGGKDVSVSIKSGDLKFIDPGFSEAEITIVPSANVDAGSGQGAPVRKLVKISENGILVDSRGRPVSPFLYGENWFPSLLSWKKNLGLRTLI, encoded by the coding sequence TTTGACATAGGGACGACATTCACGAGAGCAGTACTTTTTTCCGAAGAAGGCCCTATATCAAAAGTAATTGTGCCCACGGTCTTTGAAGATGAAGTCGAGATCACAGTTAAGACTGCATGCGATTGCCTTGAAAGAAAATCCGGATTGAACCTGATAAACCAATCAGGAGAATTTCTTTTAACAACTCTCGCCTGCTCTTCCATAGGAGGAGGGATGAAGGCTCTTGCGGCTTCAACTGTACTCTCTCTAAGCGGAAAAGCCGCTTCTCTCGCGCTGTCACACTCTGGAAGCAACGTAGTCGGAACAGTTTCAAACGACGATGGTCTGAATTTCTCAGAGAGGGTGAAAAAAATAGTCGAACTCGACCCAGACATAATACTTTTGGCGGGTCAGACCGAATCCGAGAGCATAACTCCTGTTATAGAAACTGCCAGAGCGGTATCTCACGCCGTCCGTCTTATGAGCCCAAAAGGAAAAGTCTATGTCGTTTTCGCCGGAAACAGCAAAGCTCAGAGAACAGTCGAGAGAATGCTCGGTTCGGATTGTATTTTAGAAATTGTCCCGAACATAATGCCCGATGACAGCACGCTCGACATATATCCCGCTGTAGACGAGATAAAGGATATGAGCAACAGGATACTGGGAGAAAAGTACCAGGGATGGAAAGCTTTTTTAAAGAAACTATCAGAGCCGATTGTCCCTTCGTCTTTATGCCTTTTAAAAGCGGCAGAAAACCTGTCTTTTGAAAATAAACTGTCGGTTGTAAGCTGCGGAAGTTCTTACACCGAGTTGATAACTGCCTACAGAGAAAACCTCTCCAGCCCGGCTCTTTTGAAAAGGTACTCAATTCCCCTGGGGGTCGGTAAAAAAGCTTTGACGTCTTTCAGGAACTTATTTACGGAAAAAACCGCCTTGTGGCTACAGAAAAAAATAGACCATGAAATATCCGAAAACATCGCCAGAAAAAGATCCCATTTTCCTTCTCTTTCTCCGGGGGTTTACGAAACCGAACTTCTGCATTCAATTTCCTCGGAGATTATCAAAGAACTAAATTATCTCGACTCCAAGGAGCATTTTAAAAAATTTGACACAATATACGCCACTTCGTTTATATTTTCTTTCTCCCAGCCTGAAAAGGTCTTTGAGACGATTCTCAACTGTCTTCTTCCCACAGGTTTTTCACAGATCCAAATAGACGACGGATATCTGACAAACTACGGGTTGGTTAAACTTTTTTCAGAAAATTTCGATATAAAACCTGTTTTCAGTTCATACTGCCCAGTTGTATCGCTCGGTTTTTCTTACAGTGATTCGGGATCCGATCTTGCCGAAATAGTGTTTTCATCCGGCGGCAAAGATGTCAGCGTTTCAATAAAATCAGGGGATTTAAAATTCATTGATCCAGGTTTTTCCGAAGCGGAAATCACAATCGTCCCATCGGCGAATGTCGACGCGGGGTCAGGTCAGGGAGCACCCGTCAGAAAACTCGTTAAGATTTCCGAAAACGGAATCCTCGTGGATTCAAGGGGCAGACCTGTTTCACCTTTTCTTTACGGAGAAAACTGGTTTCCTTCTCTTTTGTCTTGGAAAAAAAATCTCGGTTTAAGGACCCTGATATGA